A single region of the Gossypium arboreum isolate Shixiya-1 chromosome 12, ASM2569848v2, whole genome shotgun sequence genome encodes:
- the LOC108478437 gene encoding uncharacterized protein LOC108478437, giving the protein MGQMKKFVFVLLVLSASVVEQIEGKGYEKPLNCGHLECAPYTLIHSHPEFEIRSYSKATWVATPPISSPSYTYAVSIGFKILFAYIRGNNDAAVKMNMTAPVLVNIHPRTEHLQNSTYVVHFYVPQKFQRTPPLSAEAQPVELPQHKYAAVRRFGGFMDDSNISVQLSALKKSLKGTGRDKSSASIQHSGRFLLYSAAGYKSPFEHENRVNEVMLWFD; this is encoded by the exons ATGGGACAAATGAAGAagtttgtgtttgtgttgttgGTGTTAAGTGCGTCAGTAGTAGAGCAAATAGAGGGGAAAGGGTATGAGAAGCCGCTTAACTGTGGCCACCTTGAATGTGCTCCATACACACTTATTCATAGCCATCCTGAATTCGAGATTAGAAGTTATTCAAAGGCTACGTGGGTGGCTACTCCCCCCATCTCCTCTCCCTCCTACACATATGCTGTATCAATTGGCTTCAAAAT TCTCTTTGCTTACATCCGGGGCAACAATGATGCAGCAGTGAAAATGAATATGACAGCACCAGTTTTGGTTAATATACATCCAAGGACAGAACATCTCCAGAATTCAACCTATGTAGTTCACTTTTACGTGCCCCAAAAATTCCAAAGAACCCCTCCCCTATCAGCTGAAGCACAGCCAGTGGAGTTGCCTCAACACAAATATGCAGCTGTGAGGAGATTTGGAGGTTTCATGGATGACTCCAACATCTCTGTTCAACTATCAGCCTTGAAGAAAAGCCTCAAAGGCACTGGTAGGGATAAATCATCAGCCTCCATTCAACACAGTGGCCGCTTTCTGCTGTACAGTGCTGCTGGTTACAAGTCTCCCTTTGAACATGAGAATCGTGTAAATGAAGTGATGTTATGGTTCGATTAG